A window of Paenibacillus antri contains these coding sequences:
- a CDS encoding FIMAH domain-containing protein, with protein MLITEIVPDSTNVGNDDGFEYVEVYNNSNQPIDFGDYLIGYRYPGNPPGTDVPLIPYASVVIPPQRTMVFWGMNASSEGLTVADFNANYGTSLVENETIVRMPGGLNDLRERIITVSTRTGRDVVTAAYNKGVIDTKADMGIKYAVPEPGSLEMRLVGSTVERGTPGSVESGQIPNEPVSPLPDSTPPVVQSATSIDRPDLTKPIEFVASASDESLLAHVMLHYKSIRDEQFQTVSMLNGANGVFRHSLDVEAWYGSPTLEYYFEASDGTNRTATEVAFAPLTGEDASGASLNVSDGEVVTGVKRIIGTGAGAEPELLDLTIDGVEPGTKRALTEAPTLVFEAHDVNAGQSAVTMNGEVIDIIPINTMDYATVRVPISPGNFEYGRANTVEIRAGSTKRPYYEEAPEAGLDDFFIRNIRLELADGTEIRDPRYADPALLLDMGDNGRFLPIVSAQFEIPEDKWAWTPAAEKALTAPAYFVFEANDINAGQSVVTFGREVLHLIPFDTTGYATVVVPVRPELFHRGERHRFAIRAGSVNRPYYEEAPEGGLDDFDIRNVRLVLADGTELRDPKYADPTLRFDMGDNGRFLPITYFDFQIPDDQWKALSYLWDTAGATDGPHQVQLSEAGASYAAANVFTDNQGPVIVSNMAEGQSYKGAFTIEASASDLVAPVATFEATLDGQPISIPFATSSAELTPGVHELHLKATDGTGWTTERSIRFHTPEELPFAPTILSPAHGSVGLETEVELEASVDDPSDDPLQVTFFKGDRIAAPDPRMLIYSNAVDREPPISIESAGDQTFSDEEKAKLDASDDVYVVSDSYEQFPYHRFEVEVGDQLGAGDRIELYWEGHSLEGRKVTLYAWNVVEGEWKPLASTVAASEEDFALAASVSPEPYVIDGRVHALVQDLIPDRGDYDFTFVAMPDTQIYAEIQPEYFQSQVEWIRDRKEAMNIRYVTHVGDIVNSAGNRDQWARADRFMSVLEDAGIPYGVVAGNHDVFDGGANSEPDYSAFGEFFGAARFENEPYFGGSYKNNRGRYDMISANGNDFMFVYMGWGVNDEDLVWMNQVLSQHPDRKAILVLHDYLRANAARSETGQKVFDEVVVPNPNVAMVISGHYTGSAVKTDAIDDDRDGTADRNVYQILNDYQGIPNGGSGYLKLFHFDTETDQIFVNTYSPYLDDYNYYDPEKDEWTLRMELTPRLKRVATDKMEVRIFTDEAIAPATPAKSGSVVRAAWTGLTGSTTYSWYVVAEDAFGGRTASELSSFRTRYTLPAPTGLQAIDIRADGATIGWNPVDPGDGSTVTYAVYANGGEIASVADAVYAIDGLTPDTEYRIHVVAKHVPTGTVSKPSPELTIRTWIDVATLERILEDLIVSREVESPLSNPLSNALRQASHHEQDGRSEQARKSVEDFLKHLNNEAIASSASEHAKQLLREKAEALLLAMNTTGI; from the coding sequence ATGTTAATTACTGAGATCGTACCTGACTCTACGAATGTCGGGAACGACGACGGCTTCGAATACGTGGAGGTGTATAACAACTCGAACCAACCGATCGACTTCGGCGATTATCTCATCGGATACCGTTACCCGGGCAACCCTCCGGGAACCGATGTGCCGTTGATTCCGTATGCTTCGGTCGTCATTCCTCCGCAGCGGACGATGGTGTTTTGGGGAATGAACGCGTCGTCGGAAGGGCTGACCGTGGCGGATTTCAACGCGAACTACGGTACGTCCCTAGTGGAAAACGAAACGATCGTCCGCATGCCAGGCGGATTAAACGATTTACGCGAACGGATCATCACCGTGTCGACGAGAACGGGCCGCGATGTCGTAACTGCAGCCTACAATAAGGGAGTTATCGATACGAAAGCGGATATGGGGATCAAGTATGCCGTTCCCGAACCCGGCAGTCTGGAGATGCGGCTGGTCGGCTCCACGGTCGAGCGCGGCACTCCGGGAAGCGTCGAATCCGGGCAAATTCCGAACGAGCCGGTTTCTCCGCTGCCGGACTCGACGCCGCCGGTCGTTCAAAGCGCAACGAGCATCGACAGACCGGACTTGACGAAGCCGATCGAATTCGTCGCTAGCGCGTCGGACGAGTCGTTGCTCGCGCATGTCATGCTTCATTACAAGTCGATCCGAGACGAGCAATTCCAAACCGTCAGCATGCTGAACGGGGCGAACGGCGTATTCCGGCATTCGTTGGATGTCGAAGCATGGTATGGCAGTCCGACGCTGGAGTATTATTTCGAGGCTTCGGACGGCACGAATCGGACGGCGACCGAAGTCGCGTTCGCCCCGTTGACTGGCGAAGATGCCTCCGGCGCAAGCTTGAACGTATCCGACGGCGAGGTGGTGACGGGCGTCAAGAGAATCATCGGCACCGGGGCGGGCGCGGAGCCGGAGCTGCTGGACTTGACGATCGACGGTGTCGAACCTGGAACGAAGCGTGCATTGACCGAGGCGCCTACGCTTGTCTTCGAGGCTCACGACGTCAATGCGGGACAAAGCGCCGTCACGATGAACGGGGAAGTCATCGACATCATTCCAATCAATACGATGGACTACGCTACCGTCCGCGTGCCGATCAGCCCCGGAAATTTCGAGTACGGACGGGCGAATACGGTCGAGATTCGGGCCGGCTCGACGAAGAGACCTTATTACGAGGAAGCTCCCGAGGCCGGATTGGACGACTTCTTCATTCGTAATATCCGATTGGAGTTAGCGGACGGAACCGAAATAAGAGACCCGAGATACGCGGATCCTGCGTTGCTGCTCGACATGGGAGACAACGGACGGTTCCTGCCGATCGTATCCGCACAGTTCGAAATCCCCGAGGACAAGTGGGCTTGGACGCCCGCGGCGGAGAAAGCGCTGACGGCGCCCGCCTATTTCGTCTTCGAGGCGAACGACATTAACGCGGGCCAAAGCGTGGTGACCTTCGGCCGCGAGGTGCTGCACTTGATTCCATTCGATACGACGGGCTACGCCACGGTCGTCGTGCCCGTCCGTCCTGAGTTATTCCATCGCGGGGAACGTCATCGGTTCGCGATCCGGGCGGGATCGGTCAATCGGCCTTATTACGAAGAGGCGCCGGAGGGCGGGTTGGACGACTTCGATATTCGCAACGTGCGTCTCGTCTTGGCGGACGGAACCGAGCTGCGAGACCCGAAGTATGCAGACCCGACGCTGAGGTTCGATATGGGGGATAACGGCAGATTTCTGCCGATCACGTATTTCGACTTCCAGATTCCGGACGATCAGTGGAAGGCGCTGTCGTACCTGTGGGACACGGCGGGGGCGACCGACGGCCCGCATCAGGTGCAGTTATCGGAAGCGGGAGCGTCCTATGCGGCGGCGAACGTATTTACAGACAATCAGGGACCGGTCATCGTCTCGAATATGGCGGAAGGCCAGTCGTACAAAGGGGCGTTCACGATCGAAGCGTCGGCCAGCGACCTTGTCGCGCCGGTCGCGACGTTCGAGGCGACGCTGGACGGACAGCCGATCTCGATCCCGTTCGCGACGTCGTCGGCGGAGCTAACCCCAGGTGTTCACGAATTGCATCTGAAGGCGACGGATGGGACGGGATGGACGACGGAGCGATCGATTCGGTTCCATACGCCCGAGGAACTGCCGTTCGCGCCGACGATACTTAGCCCTGCCCACGGGTCGGTCGGACTCGAGACCGAGGTGGAGCTCGAGGCGAGCGTAGACGATCCGTCGGACGATCCGCTGCAGGTTACTTTCTTTAAGGGCGATCGGATTGCAGCGCCGGATCCGAGGATGCTCATCTACTCGAATGCCGTCGATCGGGAGCCGCCGATAAGTATCGAATCGGCGGGAGATCAGACGTTCTCCGATGAAGAGAAAGCCAAGCTCGACGCATCGGACGATGTCTACGTCGTCTCGGATTCTTACGAACAGTTCCCGTATCATCGCTTCGAAGTAGAGGTAGGCGACCAACTCGGCGCGGGCGACCGTATAGAGCTGTACTGGGAAGGGCATTCGCTCGAAGGGCGCAAGGTGACCCTGTACGCATGGAACGTCGTCGAAGGCGAATGGAAGCCGTTGGCGTCGACGGTGGCGGCCTCCGAAGAAGACTTCGCGCTGGCGGCGTCCGTGAGTCCTGAACCTTACGTCATCGACGGCCGCGTTCATGCGCTCGTGCAAGATCTGATACCGGATCGCGGGGACTACGATTTCACGTTCGTCGCGATGCCGGATACGCAAATTTACGCGGAAATCCAACCGGAATATTTCCAATCCCAAGTGGAATGGATTCGCGACCGGAAGGAAGCGATGAACATTCGCTACGTCACGCATGTCGGCGATATCGTCAATTCCGCGGGCAACCGGGATCAATGGGCGAGGGCGGATCGGTTCATGAGCGTGTTGGAGGACGCGGGGATTCCCTATGGGGTCGTCGCCGGGAATCACGATGTGTTCGACGGCGGGGCGAACAGCGAACCCGATTACAGCGCATTCGGCGAATTTTTCGGAGCCGCGCGCTTCGAGAATGAGCCGTACTTCGGCGGATCGTATAAGAACAACCGGGGCCGCTACGATATGATCTCGGCGAACGGGAACGACTTCATGTTCGTGTATATGGGTTGGGGAGTGAACGACGAGGATCTCGTCTGGATGAACCAGGTGCTGTCGCAGCATCCGGACCGGAAGGCGATTCTAGTGCTGCACGATTATCTCCGGGCGAACGCCGCCCGCTCCGAGACGGGGCAGAAAGTGTTCGACGAGGTCGTCGTGCCGAATCCGAACGTCGCCATGGTCATCAGCGGCCACTATACCGGCAGCGCGGTGAAGACGGACGCGATCGACGACGATCGCGACGGTACGGCGGACCGTAACGTCTACCAGATCCTTAACGACTATCAAGGCATTCCGAACGGCGGGTCCGGTTATTTAAAGCTGTTTCATTTCGACACCGAAACCGACCAGATCTTCGTCAACACGTATTCGCCGTATTTGGACGATTACAACTACTACGATCCGGAGAAGGACGAGTGGACGCTCCGGATGGAGCTGACGCCGAGGCTGAAGCGCGTCGCCACGGATAAGATGGAGGTCCGCATCTTCACGGACGAGGCGATCGCTCCCGCGACTCCGGCGAAGAGCGGTTCCGTCGTTCGCGCGGCATGGACCGGCTTAACGGGAAGTACGACGTATTCTTGGTATGTCGTGGCGGAAGATGCGTTCGGCGGGCGTACCGCTTCGGAGCTTTCAAGCTTCCGTACGCGTTATACGCTTCCGGCGCCTACAGGGCTGCAAGCCATCGACATCCGCGCCGACGGCGCGACGATAGGCTGGAATCCGGTCGATCCGGGCGACGGATCGACCGTGACGTACGCGGTGTACGCGAACGGAGGGGAGATCGCTTCGGTCGCGGATGCGGTATACGCGATCGACGGCCTGACGCCGGATACCGAGTATCGCATCCATGTCGTCGCGAAGCATGTGCCGACGGGCACGGTGTCGAAGCCGAGCCCCGAGTTGACGATTCGCACTTGGATCGACGTCGCAACGTTGGAGAGGATCCTTGAAGACCTGATCGTCTCGCGCGAGGTCGAGAGCCCGCTGTCGAATCCGTTGTCCAACGCGCTGCGGCAAGCGTCCCATCACGAGCAAGACGGACGTTCGGAGCAGGCAAGGAAGTCGGTCGAGGATTTCCTGAAGCATCTGAACAATGAAGCGATCGCATCGTCCGCTTCGGAGCATGCCAAACAATTGCTCCGGGAGAAGGCCGAGGCGTTGCTTCTCGCAATGAATACGACAGGCATATAG
- a CDS encoding YdcF family protein — MWIVVWTLIVLVGLLLVPALYFGWMHSATLEEGSRDALIVLGQRTENEEIGELLRERLDTAVRLFERHRYRFLILSGGAVGSERSEAEKMQDYLISRGVPKDKMILETLSRNTVQNIAYCRTLLRRFNLDSCLFISNSFHIRRMKYIAEKLNVNAEFYAARRPRSILCKQWKLTFQEIRAYRLSLPWIERMR; from the coding sequence ATGTGGATCGTCGTTTGGACTCTGATCGTACTTGTTGGCTTGTTGCTGGTTCCCGCCCTGTATTTCGGTTGGATGCACTCGGCGACACTGGAGGAAGGCTCTCGCGACGCATTGATCGTGCTAGGTCAGCGTACGGAGAACGAGGAGATCGGAGAACTGCTCCGGGAACGCTTGGACACCGCGGTTCGACTGTTCGAACGGCATCGGTATCGGTTCCTGATTTTATCCGGCGGCGCCGTAGGGAGCGAGAGATCCGAGGCGGAAAAGATGCAGGACTATCTGATTAGCCGAGGCGTACCGAAAGACAAAATGATTTTGGAAACGCTGTCTCGAAACACGGTCCAAAATATCGCGTACTGTCGTACCCTGCTCCGACGATTCAACCTCGACTCGTGCTTGTTTATCTCTAATTCGTTCCATATTCGAAGAATGAAATACATAGCGGAGAAGTTGAACGTGAACGCCGAGTTTTATGCCGCTCGCCGCCCGCGCAGCATTCTCTGCAAGCAGTGGAAATTGACCTTCCAAGAAATTCGAGCGTATCGTCTCTCTCTTCCTTGGATCGAGAGGATGCGTTGA
- a CDS encoding ABC transporter substrate-binding protein, with protein sequence MAIGLVAAMGTLAACAGGNGGDAGGGSAAGEQPQPGTSDASAPAAQEPQLEVYENGLPKDEKVTLKVGFFVGGYGRDWFDYAVESFKEKYPNVTFDVTASPDLKNLLSTKISAGNDDDMFDLFNTAPPGGVVSLAEAGKLEEMGDIWDYPLPDVPGEKVRDRMLPGMYESTPLIDGKMYEFTTASSFGGLFFNKTLFEKNGWNQNPKTWAEFEALLADIKADGVIPITFPGVHPSYHSWAFGPAKMFELADMNGTADEFIERYKTYGLPEFTSPEQIEVWTRIYELGKKGYFAEGLPALTHTQSQMQVIQGQAAMVSTGSHVENEMKEATPADFQWGYMAVPFRETTDQTLWIRSGTSNFNYIWAAKPDLNKKWAKEFIVWTLTLENQQFAAEKSGALPMRKDLIDDPAKTTNLSTSAQSILKYIGDNGAHTYKASRSVSISDPNLAQANKLLDENIVKFALGLQEPKPILEEAEELLKKALEAERK encoded by the coding sequence ATGGCCATCGGTTTAGTCGCGGCAATGGGAACGCTCGCCGCATGCGCCGGCGGCAACGGCGGAGACGCCGGCGGCGGAAGCGCCGCAGGGGAGCAGCCGCAGCCGGGTACGTCCGACGCGTCGGCGCCGGCAGCGCAGGAGCCTCAATTGGAGGTATACGAAAACGGGTTGCCTAAGGATGAGAAAGTCACGTTAAAGGTCGGTTTCTTCGTAGGGGGATACGGCCGAGATTGGTTCGACTACGCGGTAGAGTCGTTCAAGGAGAAATACCCGAACGTTACGTTCGACGTTACGGCTTCTCCGGATTTGAAAAATTTGCTCTCTACGAAAATTTCCGCCGGCAATGACGACGATATGTTCGACCTGTTCAATACGGCGCCTCCGGGCGGCGTCGTCTCCCTTGCCGAGGCGGGGAAGCTGGAAGAGATGGGCGACATCTGGGATTACCCGCTGCCGGACGTACCGGGCGAGAAGGTCAGAGACCGGATGCTGCCGGGGATGTACGAATCCACTCCCTTAATCGATGGGAAAATGTACGAATTCACGACGGCGAGCAGCTTCGGCGGCTTATTCTTCAATAAGACGCTGTTCGAGAAGAACGGCTGGAATCAAAATCCGAAGACATGGGCCGAATTCGAAGCGCTGCTGGCGGACATTAAGGCGGACGGGGTCATCCCGATCACATTCCCGGGCGTGCATCCGAGCTATCATAGCTGGGCGTTCGGTCCCGCGAAGATGTTCGAATTGGCGGATATGAACGGAACGGCGGACGAGTTCATCGAGAGATACAAAACCTACGGGCTGCCGGAATTTACGAGCCCCGAGCAGATCGAGGTATGGACGCGCATTTACGAGTTAGGCAAGAAGGGTTATTTCGCGGAAGGCTTGCCGGCATTAACGCATACGCAGTCGCAGATGCAGGTCATTCAGGGCCAAGCGGCCATGGTTTCGACGGGAAGCCATGTCGAGAACGAAATGAAGGAAGCGACGCCGGCGGATTTCCAATGGGGTTACATGGCCGTACCGTTCCGGGAAACCACCGATCAGACGCTGTGGATCCGCAGCGGCACTTCGAACTTTAATTATATTTGGGCGGCGAAGCCCGATTTGAACAAGAAGTGGGCGAAAGAATTCATCGTATGGACGCTCACGCTTGAGAATCAGCAATTCGCTGCGGAGAAGTCCGGCGCGTTGCCGATGCGCAAAGACTTGATCGACGACCCGGCCAAGACGACGAACTTGTCGACATCGGCGCAATCCATCTTGAAATATATCGGCGACAATGGGGCGCATACCTACAAAGCAAGCCGATCCGTCAGCATTTCGGACCCGAATCTCGCGCAGGCGAACAAACTGCTGGATGAGAATATCGTAAAATTCGCATTGGGGCTGCAAGAGCCGAAGCCGATTCTGGAGGAAGCCGAGGAGCTGCTGAAGAAAGCTTTGGAAGCCGAGCGGAAGTAA
- a CDS encoding carbohydrate ABC transporter permease: protein MPEPTAANIPRSQGRRLGLDMAKTQKWIFLTIAIVPPFGGYLLFTLFPNLLSVYYSLLDWDGFTDATFVGLSNFVTAFQDKYVWRALTHNLWFMLTVPFLVVFVSLILAYLITNKSYRENGFLKVLFFFPNVLSTVVVALLWAFIYDGSYGLLNGILGVLGVDTGNFYWLGNERTALAAVIPAWVWGGVGLYVIIFANAMLAIPKSLYEAAVLEGAGHMTRLFRITMPLVMPVVRVGILFLVVGTLKSFEIILILTNGGPFGSTDVIGLYMFNLAFGDEYRNYGYASAIGMILFVILVSAKLITDKLFPNKGVEF, encoded by the coding sequence ATGCCTGAACCGACCGCGGCAAACATTCCGCGTTCCCAAGGGAGACGCTTGGGGCTTGATATGGCGAAGACGCAGAAATGGATCTTTCTTACGATCGCGATCGTGCCGCCGTTCGGCGGATATTTGTTGTTTACGTTGTTTCCGAACCTGTTGTCGGTCTATTACTCGCTCCTGGACTGGGACGGATTCACGGACGCCACTTTCGTCGGGCTGTCCAATTTCGTAACGGCGTTCCAAGATAAATACGTATGGCGCGCCCTGACGCATAATCTATGGTTTATGCTGACGGTTCCGTTCTTGGTCGTATTCGTCTCGCTCATTCTCGCCTATCTGATCACGAATAAATCTTATCGGGAAAATGGTTTTCTGAAAGTATTGTTCTTCTTTCCGAACGTGTTGTCCACCGTCGTCGTCGCCCTCCTGTGGGCTTTCATTTACGACGGGAGCTACGGGCTGCTGAACGGGATCTTAGGCGTCCTCGGCGTCGACACCGGCAATTTCTATTGGCTGGGCAACGAACGAACGGCGCTCGCGGCGGTCATTCCCGCATGGGTGTGGGGCGGGGTCGGCCTCTACGTCATTATCTTCGCGAACGCGATGCTTGCGATCCCGAAGTCGTTGTACGAAGCTGCCGTTCTGGAAGGAGCCGGACATATGACTCGGTTGTTTCGGATTACGATGCCGCTCGTCATGCCCGTCGTCCGCGTGGGCATCTTGTTCTTGGTCGTCGGAACCTTGAAGAGCTTCGAAATCATCTTGATCCTGACGAACGGCGGCCCGTTCGGTTCGACCGACGTCATCGGATTGTACATGTTTAATCTGGCTTTCGGCGACGAATATCGAAATTACGGGTACGCCTCCGCCATCGGGATGATCTTGTTCGTCATCTTAGTGAGCGCGAAGCTGATCACGGACAAATTGTTCCCGAATAAGGGCGTCGAGTTCTAA
- a CDS encoding carbohydrate ABC transporter permease, with translation MKEKHTWLDAVWRILLYFWALTIVFPLCWVLYESLKTNPEFYQDIWALPKQLNWQNYADAWTDYGFGKSLLNTLYYVGGTLIVSLFFTTINAYALTRMEFKGRNLIWGLIMLSLFLPGVNALVPQYVVMRELGLTNSIPGLILLSGLGESVFYLMLLGGFMRSLPKELEESAIMDGASLFQKFWRVIVPLSTPGIVTVAVFKFLGYYNNFMGPFIYLSDPEKYPIAVQMYSANKQMEYTADWVTLFAGVAISMVPSIIIYMLFQRLLMEGATMGAVKG, from the coding sequence TTGAAGGAAAAACATACATGGCTGGATGCGGTCTGGCGGATTCTGTTGTACTTTTGGGCGTTAACGATCGTGTTCCCGCTTTGTTGGGTGCTCTACGAATCCCTGAAGACGAATCCAGAGTTCTACCAAGATATTTGGGCGCTGCCGAAACAACTGAATTGGCAAAACTACGCCGACGCTTGGACGGATTACGGCTTCGGGAAATCGTTGCTGAACACGCTCTATTACGTTGGAGGCACTCTCATCGTCAGCCTGTTCTTTACGACGATCAATGCATACGCGTTGACGCGGATGGAGTTCAAGGGGAGAAATCTGATCTGGGGCTTGATCATGCTGAGCTTGTTTTTGCCGGGCGTCAACGCGCTCGTGCCGCAATACGTCGTTATGCGGGAGCTGGGGCTGACGAACAGCATTCCCGGATTGATCTTGCTGTCGGGCTTGGGGGAAAGCGTGTTCTATCTCATGCTGCTCGGCGGCTTCATGCGTTCGCTTCCGAAGGAATTGGAGGAGAGCGCGATTATGGACGGCGCTTCCCTGTTTCAGAAATTTTGGCGCGTCATCGTTCCGTTATCCACGCCGGGGATCGTGACGGTCGCCGTATTCAAGTTCCTAGGGTATTACAACAACTTCATGGGTCCGTTCATCTACTTGAGCGATCCGGAGAAGTATCCGATCGCCGTACAGATGTACTCCGCTAACAAGCAAATGGAATATACGGCCGATTGGGTTACCTTGTTCGCGGGCGTCGCGATTTCGATGGTGCCGTCCATTATCATCTACATGCTGTTCCAACGCCTGCTCATGGAAGGGGCGACGATGGGGGCGGTGAAGGGGTGA
- a CDS encoding Cof-type HAD-IIB family hydrolase, whose translation MNRNKNYPITAKYKLIATDLDGTLLTDDKTITDETKRWLRYAAEQGVAVIFSTGRGMQTAEAYWRELELRSPMVLLNGAEIWSGPGKLHKRIFLPRETVRRLHGIAVARGEWYWGYSVESLTNHEGWTPEMFDRDWMKFGIGCADLQRLEEIRQDLEGWGTLEITRSALTNLEISVKGVTKESGVREVCSLLGFGMPDVIALGDHHNDIRLLQAAGLGVAMGNADPRVKSIADAVTSTNNEEGVARAIRKYVFGLE comes from the coding sequence GTGAATCGGAACAAGAACTATCCTATTACAGCGAAGTATAAGCTGATTGCGACTGATCTAGACGGGACGTTGTTGACGGACGATAAGACCATAACGGACGAGACGAAGCGTTGGCTGCGTTACGCCGCGGAGCAAGGGGTGGCGGTCATCTTCTCGACCGGCAGGGGGATGCAGACGGCCGAAGCCTATTGGAGAGAGTTGGAGCTCCGCTCCCCGATGGTCTTGCTGAACGGCGCGGAAATCTGGAGCGGACCGGGAAAGCTGCATAAGCGAATATTTTTGCCTCGCGAGACGGTGCGAAGACTGCACGGGATCGCCGTCGCCCGGGGGGAATGGTATTGGGGGTACAGCGTGGAAAGCTTGACGAACCACGAGGGATGGACCCCGGAGATGTTCGATCGGGATTGGATGAAATTCGGGATCGGCTGCGCGGACCTCCAACGACTGGAAGAGATACGGCAGGACTTGGAAGGCTGGGGCACGTTGGAAATTACCCGGTCGGCTCTCACCAATCTTGAAATTTCGGTCAAGGGGGTGACGAAGGAGAGCGGGGTTCGCGAGGTGTGCAGCCTGTTAGGGTTCGGCATGCCGGACGTTATCGCGCTCGGCGATCATCATAACGACATTCGGCTGCTGCAAGCGGCGGGACTCGGCGTTGCGATGGGCAATGCCGACCCGCGAGTGAAGTCGATCGCGGATGCGGTCACGTCGACGAATAACGAGGAAGGCGTAGCGCGGGCGATTCGGAAGTACGTATTCGGTCTCGAGTAA
- a CDS encoding MgtC/SapB family protein: protein MIDLLGQFAAEPASVWEISAADLTVRMVLAVVLGGIIGLEREWSNHAAGFRTHILVCIGSASIMLLSIYGFSEFVHETNVRIDPARLSAQVISGIGFLGAGAIMRHGLTVSGLTTAASIWVVAAIGLCAGAGFYYGAILCTILVFIILQVLNRWEKKMRRSRIDPEMTVKVTNRPGILGQVAIEFGAQGIHVSNVKIVQEERSATDEPEQAPTLLVFRIKIESGERLLAAVDCIRALEGVLSIDLNHPLYRNSPALPKTKYSVGG from the coding sequence ATGATCGACCTATTGGGGCAATTCGCGGCAGAGCCGGCCAGCGTATGGGAAATCAGCGCTGCGGATTTGACGGTTCGGATGGTTCTCGCCGTAGTTCTCGGCGGAATCATCGGGTTGGAGCGGGAATGGAGCAACCACGCGGCGGGGTTCCGGACCCATATCTTGGTTTGTATCGGCTCCGCATCGATCATGCTGCTTTCGATCTACGGGTTTTCGGAATTCGTCCATGAAACGAACGTGCGCATCGATCCCGCCCGATTGTCCGCTCAGGTCATCAGCGGCATCGGATTCCTTGGAGCCGGGGCGATTATGCGCCATGGCCTCACGGTATCCGGCTTAACGACGGCGGCTTCCATCTGGGTGGTCGCAGCCATCGGATTATGCGCAGGAGCGGGTTTTTACTACGGGGCCATCCTATGTACGATTCTGGTGTTTATTATTTTGCAAGTGCTGAACCGTTGGGAGAAGAAAATGAGAAGGTCGCGGATCGACCCTGAGATGACCGTCAAGGTGACGAATCGCCCAGGGATCCTCGGGCAGGTCGCGATCGAGTTCGGGGCGCAGGGCATACACGTCAGCAATGTAAAAATCGTGCAGGAAGAACGATCGGCGACGGACGAACCGGAACAGGCGCCGACGCTTCTTGTATTTCGCATAAAGATCGAAAGCGGCGAAAGGCTGCTAGCCGCGGTGGATTGTATCCGCGCCTTGGAAGGCGTCTTATCGATCGATCTGAACCATCCGCTGTATAGGAATTCGCCAGCTTTGCCAAAGACGAAATATTCGGTAGGGGGATAA
- a CDS encoding SGNH/GDSL hydrolase family protein: protein MSVQSIENILNQLVVAPFEHIDDNSAKWLSPLSPPFRITGFPWIEKEGIYRRLPAKPDVCLPQAVDTLAYCTAGGQVRFRTNTSKLLIKARLTGAASMYHMTAAGQCGFDCYIAEPGKRHRYLSTAKFQGSSKEYTAKLYEWNSERTLDVVLNFPLYQGVEELWIGIDEEASIGAPPPYACDKPIVIYGTSVTQGGCASRPGMAYSNILSRMIPFPFVNLGFSGSGKGEPELARLIADIDNPALFVLDYEGNTGAPENIARSLPVFIQILRERHPEVPILVVSKIRNSGDFFYEGRLEMYERRRRVQRENVMLRRADGDRHIHFVDGASLLGEEGAEECTVDGTHPTDLGFMRMAQSLKPVIERLVSHEFRP from the coding sequence ATGTCTGTCCAATCGATAGAGAACATCTTGAATCAACTCGTCGTCGCTCCGTTCGAGCACATCGACGACAATAGCGCGAAGTGGCTTTCTCCGTTGTCCCCTCCTTTCCGGATCACGGGCTTTCCTTGGATCGAGAAAGAGGGAATCTACCGCCGGCTGCCGGCCAAACCGGACGTATGCTTGCCTCAAGCCGTCGATACGTTAGCGTATTGCACGGCGGGCGGGCAGGTCCGGTTTCGAACGAATACGTCGAAATTGCTGATCAAAGCGCGGTTGACGGGAGCGGCGAGCATGTATCATATGACCGCCGCGGGTCAGTGCGGTTTCGACTGTTATATCGCCGAGCCGGGGAAGCGGCACCGCTACCTCTCGACGGCTAAGTTTCAGGGAAGCAGCAAGGAATATACGGCCAAGCTCTATGAGTGGAACTCCGAAAGAACGTTGGACGTCGTATTGAACTTTCCGCTGTATCAAGGGGTGGAAGAGCTATGGATCGGCATAGACGAGGAGGCTTCGATCGGGGCGCCTCCGCCGTACGCTTGCGACAAGCCGATCGTCATCTACGGCACCTCCGTTACGCAAGGGGGCTGCGCTTCCCGCCCTGGGATGGCATATTCCAATATCCTTAGCCGCATGATTCCGTTCCCGTTCGTTAACCTTGGATTTTCGGGGAGCGGGAAGGGAGAGCCGGAGCTGGCCCGACTGATCGCGGACATCGACAATCCTGCGCTCTTCGTGCTCGACTATGAAGGGAATACGGGAGCGCCGGAAAATATCGCCCGCAGTCTTCCCGTTTTTATTCAAATTCTGAGGGAACGTCACCCGGAGGTTCCGATTCTCGTCGTCTCCAAAATTCGGAACAGCGGCGATTTCTTCTACGAGGGGAGACTCGAGATGTATGAGCGGAGAAGACGCGTTCAACGCGAGAACGTGATGCTGCGGCGGGCGGACGGGGATCGTCACATCCACTTCGTCGACGGCGCGTCCCTTCTCGGAGAAGAAGGCGCAGAAGAATGCACGGTCGACGGAACGCACCCGACGGACCTTGGCTTTATGCGGATGGCGCAGTCGTTAAAGCCCGTAATCGAGAGGCTGGTCAGCCATGAATTTAGACCCTAA